The following proteins come from a genomic window of Proteinivorax hydrogeniformans:
- a CDS encoding class I SAM-dependent methyltransferase yields MIEYSLQFSKQVLKEAINPGDCVVDCTAGNGHDTVFLAECVGESGQVLAFDIQKEALDNTLLRLKERELEKQVTLIKSSHAHLTEYTNKELAAVMFNLGYLPGGSHKVITKLENTLPAVDGGLGLLKKGGVMSLMLYPGHYGGRAETESLIRFAKMLPPKYYTALHYHFLNKSSNSPQLLLIQKK; encoded by the coding sequence ATGATTGAGTATAGTTTGCAATTTTCCAAACAGGTTTTAAAAGAGGCTATAAACCCGGGAGATTGTGTGGTGGATTGTACAGCAGGGAATGGTCACGACACGGTGTTTTTAGCGGAGTGCGTTGGAGAAAGCGGTCAGGTTTTAGCGTTTGATATTCAGAAAGAGGCTCTTGATAATACATTGCTTCGTTTAAAAGAGCGTGAATTGGAAAAACAAGTTACTTTAATTAAATCAAGTCACGCTCACTTAACTGAATATACGAACAAAGAATTAGCTGCAGTTATGTTTAATCTCGGCTATTTACCAGGTGGAAGTCATAAGGTAATTACAAAGTTGGAGAATACTTTGCCCGCTGTTGATGGAGGTTTAGGCTTATTAAAAAAAGGAGGCGTTATGAGTTTGATGCTCTATCCAGGGCATTATGGCGGAAGAGCAGAAACAGAAAGTCTAATTCGCTTTGCTAAAATGCTTCCACCAAAATATTATACTGCACTTCACTATCATTTTCTTAACAAAAGCAGTAATTCTCCACAACTTTTACTCATACAAAAGAAGTAA
- a CDS encoding CDP-alcohol phosphatidyltransferase family protein produces MNIPNFITLIRLLLVPCYIIFFIIYEGDRHWVGALYFLLGGGALDVLDGFIARRFNMVTNIGAMLDPLADKLLLLSIALGLHLKGYLPAWLLVILIGRETIMILGGVINYLYTKIAISANYFGKLNTCFVYLLIITYAFDWEYAPVLARVFVGYLIFVTIVYINIFLRKIYNKKIAE; encoded by the coding sequence ATGAATATACCTAATTTTATAACTTTGATTCGCTTATTATTGGTTCCCTGTTACATAATATTCTTTATAATTTACGAAGGGGATAGGCATTGGGTTGGGGCGTTATACTTTTTGCTTGGGGGAGGCGCTTTAGACGTCTTAGATGGATTTATAGCAAGAAGATTTAATATGGTTACAAATATTGGAGCGATGCTTGACCCGTTAGCCGACAAACTGTTATTACTTAGTATTGCCCTGGGGCTTCATTTAAAAGGCTATCTACCAGCATGGTTGCTTGTAATCTTGATAGGTCGAGAAACTATAATGATTTTAGGCGGTGTTATAAACTATCTTTACACAAAAATAGCGATAAGCGCCAATTATTTTGGCAAGTTAAACACTTGTTTCGTTTATTTACTGATTATTACCTATGCTTTTGATTGGGAGTATGCCCCGGTGTTGGCTCGAGTTTTTGTGGGATATTTGATTTTTGTCACGATTGTATACATAAATATTTTCTTGAGGAAAATATATAACAAAAAAATAGCTGAATGA
- a CDS encoding phosphatase PAP2 family protein, whose protein sequence is MTFNLSEHIYNFRGTITFLDYFFYVLAEYSSIFFILSFSIVIGVEVFKNKGLAFKVLSYCFVILSTFITNQILRRLVQRERPFVVNQFDSLIEHSASYSFPSNHAAMSFIVALTIYRLNPKIGKYFLFLAGFVSLSRVYVGVHYPSDIIAGALLALAIFKLFELFLLQHKKSQLGGGFND, encoded by the coding sequence ATGACATTTAATTTATCAGAGCATATATACAACTTTAGAGGAACAATAACTTTTTTGGATTATTTTTTCTACGTACTAGCAGAATACTCTTCTATCTTTTTTATTTTATCTTTTAGTATTGTTATCGGGGTAGAAGTTTTTAAAAATAAAGGGTTAGCTTTTAAAGTTTTGAGCTATTGTTTCGTTATTCTCTCAACATTTATCACAAACCAAATCTTAAGAAGATTAGTTCAAAGAGAAAGACCTTTTGTAGTAAATCAATTCGATTCATTAATAGAACACTCAGCAAGTTATTCCTTTCCGAGCAACCATGCTGCTATGAGCTTTATTGTTGCGCTAACTATATATAGGTTGAATCCTAAGATAGGTAAGTACTTTCTTTTCTTAGCGGGCTTTGTTTCTTTATCGCGAGTTTATGTAGGAGTACACTATCCTTCTGATATAATTGCAGGTGCATTGTTGGCACTAGCTATTTTCAAACTCTTTGAATTGTTCTTGTTGCAACATAAAAAATCACAGCTAGGAGGTGGTTTTAATGATTGA
- a CDS encoding M42 family metallopeptidase has protein sequence MNTKAILKELTETTGVSGYELDVAIKVDKHIKNLCDEVNMDRLGNVIGKKSGEGKNRPKVMLAAHMDEIGLMVTEIDDDGFIRFTSVGGIDPRTLPSQEVTVYGAEEVFGIIGAKPPHLTHPSERGKAIDMYDLFIDTGLSGGEVKKKVRVGDIAVVNRELTDLLSDRVAGKAIDDRAGVCVMIECLRQLQRIKHQCDVYTVATVQEEVGIRGAMVSTYGIVPDIGIAIDVSFGDMPGVDPQNSSKLGAGPALAIGPNIHPNILKKLKEVAAEWGISFQIETEPMQSGTDASAMQITRGGIATALVSLPQRYMHTSVESVSLKDIKNAGKLLAMFISLIDYKDVEGLKCF, from the coding sequence ATGAATACAAAAGCAATTCTAAAAGAACTAACGGAAACTACAGGTGTTTCTGGATATGAGTTGGATGTGGCGATAAAGGTAGACAAGCATATTAAGAACTTATGCGATGAAGTTAATATGGATAGGCTTGGCAATGTTATTGGTAAAAAAAGTGGTGAAGGCAAAAACCGTCCTAAGGTCATGCTCGCGGCTCATATGGACGAGATAGGACTTATGGTAACAGAAATTGATGATGATGGCTTTATTCGATTCACTTCTGTTGGGGGGATTGATCCTAGAACTTTACCATCGCAGGAGGTCACAGTATATGGCGCAGAAGAAGTGTTTGGCATAATCGGTGCTAAACCTCCTCATTTAACTCACCCTTCTGAAAGAGGAAAAGCTATCGATATGTATGATTTATTTATAGACACCGGTCTTTCAGGAGGAGAGGTTAAGAAAAAAGTAAGAGTTGGAGATATTGCAGTTGTAAACAGAGAACTAACAGACCTACTATCAGATAGAGTAGCGGGAAAGGCCATTGATGATAGAGCGGGCGTATGTGTAATGATCGAGTGCTTAAGGCAGTTACAAAGAATTAAACACCAATGTGATGTTTATACGGTAGCTACTGTTCAGGAAGAGGTTGGAATCAGAGGGGCAATGGTAAGTACATATGGGATCGTTCCTGATATTGGTATAGCAATAGATGTTTCCTTCGGGGATATGCCTGGTGTTGATCCTCAAAACAGCTCAAAACTTGGTGCTGGACCTGCGCTGGCTATAGGTCCTAATATACATCCAAATATATTAAAAAAGCTTAAAGAGGTAGCGGCAGAATGGGGCATATCATTTCAAATCGAAACTGAGCCGATGCAATCTGGTACCGATGCTTCCGCTATGCAGATAACACGCGGTGGTATAGCTACAGCCCTAGTTTCATTGCCTCAGCGTTATATGCACACATCTGTAGAATCTGTTAGCCTAAAAGATATTAAAAATGCAGGTAAACTTTTAGCAATGTTTATCTCCCTAATTGATTATAAAGATGTGGAGGGATTAAAATGTTTTTAA